The sequence ACGTGGATGGATACTACAATTACCTGCTGACTTTTATAGACAAGGCAGTGGATGATGGGTTCATCATGCCATCTCAGCGTAGTATTATTGTCTCTGCCCCAAGTCCCAAGGAGCTTGTTCAGAAACTTGAGGTGGGTTCTTGTGATCACAtccttttttgttgatttgtgtttttttctttttctttttttccaattttttcactttatttgGCAGGAATATGTGCCTGTGCATGATGGAGTTGTCGCCAAGGCTAAGTGGGAGGCAGAGCAAATGGAGCTCAACGCATCTTTGCAAACTGAAATTGCTCGTTAATGGCAGAAATTAACCAtatgaaaaggtttttttttttttttttttttaggattttattaaaattacgTAGGGCTTTCTCCTTCTCAATTTTGTATGTATTGGTCTAGAAAGAAAGAGGAGTATATTTGGTAGCTAGTCTCTAGTTTTATTGTGTTCTGAAAGAATTTGGCAAATGCTGTCTTCTTTCAGATAAATCTTCTGTGTAAGAAAatgcaaagaacaaaaaaaaaaaaaaaaagtagaaaaaaagcaaaaaaaagcaGCCTTTTATTCTCTCTCGCGTGCCTGTCATGGTGCTGCGCTCTGCTctactttatttgttttctaaaacaCACCACATAGTGAGACTCATTTGCTAGATAatagtataaaataaattttgactttattttaaattgagataatatttaaatttatacacGTTTTAAATTTAGAAAGCTTTTCACCTTGaaaatcattattcatacaATTCTTTCACATCACTTTCATCGATTCTTATCCAACCGGGCCATAATGTAAATAGATCATGCGAGCTACCACGACAGCGTTTTGTATCCTCCCTAACTCCAAGACTTGGTAGCATCCTTGGGTTTCCATATTCCCTGTCATCAGCCTTATTTGTACAAATATTATTTGCTCATGCATGACTTCATCTAAGAAACAAGAGCATGTTACCACCGGAAAACATCACTCGTGCCGTAGAGATCAAAACAAGGACGGGAGGCGATGATCACTCCCAACAAACTCAAAACATCTCTTTCAGCAGCGGTGAGAAGACAGTCCGGCTAATTATGGACGGCCCACAACTCTAACAACATTAATTGGGCTCACACGTCCGTCCATCACTAGTCTACTTTGTACACCATAGActggctagctagctagctagtgcATGCACCTGCTAAGGACGCCAGCTAGAAGCCTAGAAGTAGGTGTCCCGTTATGGCAAAAGTCTAAGCTACTTCAAGAATACAAGTCACCCATTGGATCCCTGGAACGTGGACTGCTGAGCGATTTCTCAATTATTATGCCCCGAAACATAaggaatatgaaattgaaaatcaatctcTATCGTAGAAAACCTCTCTCCGAGGAATacttttttagagttttgagGTCGAATGTTGTCTTTTGGATCAAATTTACTATATTCTATTTAATATGGCTccggtttttttaatatataattgttatttttttatggttgattattgtatattttaatttaaccctttaGTATTTAGTTAGTTGATAATTATTAtgcttcatggtttttttttttttttttacttcctagtTAAATCATTCGCGTcatgaatttaatatgttaacacGGGCtagtatggatttttttttacttaatttttttattcaatattgtttgtttttcttcgttaaaacatgtttttatcaattcagcatcatttttttttctttaaaaaatgttttattcaaCCCGCAACAGAGTACGGGTTACATAGCTAGTTAGTGTGTCAAAACCAAGTTTACTTTTTTGATGCAGTGACAAAAAAGCTATTCATGaactttatataattatataaatattttcacaATTCTAGATCTAATTCAAGATTGAATTAGAAAAAGGTTTGGATCACATTATAgttgaatcaatatttttattaaaacaatattgtttttttattttataaaaattctttGGTATTGACTTGATCAAGTTTGATGAAGTTAAAtgaattactaaaaaaattgttaggtCAACCATATTTCATtgaattaatatcttatttgatctaattataaattcaatctAGATAAAGTTTCACTCTCAAACTTCTCAAATCAAGCTTCCAAACtggactaaatttaaaattacactCACAACTTTCTAATTTGAGAAGTCTATCCCATGAATTAGAGTAACTTGCAAATGGTCTTATAGGTTAACCCACATACAAGAGACCTAATTGATATactttatatcataaaattactAAGATTTTAAGATATGTATAGCCTTATGCACACGCACACTCATAACTTCTCTAACTTCAAAAGCTAGTACCCTTATTAACTAATAAGcatgaagaaatattaattcatcaaatggTTCAACACAATTTATATAATGGTCCCTCTCTATCGTTGACACAACCCAAACTTCGGGTCTATAACTAGAAATGCAAGAACGATTCTCTAAAGACTCCTAGCCTACGCTAAGCCTCAAAACATACATatcataaatcaaattatatagaATCACCCAACATTTCATAAACTTTCAAAACATTCCTCAAAACcagtaaaaagaattaataatttaaaacacttattacattaaataaaatccagcctttgaaataaaaatataaacttgaataAAAACAGTATAATatgacatcaaataaaaaaaaaataagacagaaAGTCTCGCGAAAACAAGCAAGTcataccaataaaaaacaaagaagcaagAATTTTCTACAAAATCAGTATGCTTACAGAAACTAAGGAcctgtaaataataataaaaaggagggGTGAGTTCAACTAACTCAGTGAGAGAATGACATTTAgtatacatataaattataagtCGTACATatcttacacacacacacacacattaagcATATTAGCATATGGTAGTGGAATACATGTAATTATATACATATTTTCACAATTCTAGATCTAATTCAAGATTGGATTATAAAAAGGTTTGGATCACATGATAActgaatcaatatttttattaaaacaacattattttttattgcacaaAAATTCTTTGATATTGACTTGATCAAGTCAAAtgaattactaaaaaaattgttagatCAACCATATTTCATtgaattaatatcttatttgatctaattataaattcaactaGATCAAGTTTCGACTCTTAAACATCTCAAATCAAGCTTCTAAACTAGACTCGATTTAAAATTGTACTCACAACTTTCTAATTTGAGAAGTTTATCCCAGGAATTAGGAGTAACCTGCAAATAGTCTTACAGGCTAGCCCACATACAATAGCCCACATACAAGAGACCTAATTGATACATGTTATATcataaaactaatataattttaagatatGTATAGCCTCATGCACATGCACACTCATAACTTCCTTGACTTCGAAAACCACTTAAAATATGAAcccttttaataaaaagaaagtaccCTTCTTGACTAATAAGCATaagaaatattaattcattaaatgGTTTAACACAGTTTCTATAAGGGCCCCTCTACATCGTTGTCACGACCCAAACTTTAGATCCATAATCAACAATGTAGGAGCGGTTCTCTAAGGACACCTAACTTAAGCTAAGCCTTAGAACATGCATATCATAAATCAGATTATATAGAATCACACAACATttcataaactttaaaaatattcctCAAAACcagtaaaaagaattaataatatataacacttgttacgttaataaaaatccaatctttgaaataaaaatctaaacttgaatagaaacaatataataattgagCATCTAagacattaaataaaaaggaataagaCAGAAAGTCTCGCGAAAACAAGCAAGCCATACCAATCAAAAGCGAATAAGCAAGAACTCTCAACAAAATCAACATGCTAACAGAAACTaaagacccaaaaaaataaaaaaaaaaaaaatgagtgaataacatttaatatacatcttagatattataaattataagtcGTACATAtcttatatatacatatatactaAGTATATTAGCATTTGGTAATAGAATACATGTCAGATAACATATAAAACTCGAAGGTTACCAGAACAAAACACCCTGGAATGATTAGTTTACACACAGGTTGGTGCCTCTCTCACCAACTAGCTATATCGAATCAATTTGTACAAAGACTAACTACTCTCTGTTTGTTTGAAGTTTATGACAAGTATGATATCAAGACATAATAGATATTcatataattatcaaagcaaTTAAATGTCATATCGAATGATTTAATTCAACATAATGCAAATGCATATTTAAGAAATTGATGAGGACTTGCCaaaaaatcaacatatataGATATTCAAGAATGTTATACGTACTTATCATATAATCAATATACATAACTTATTTATGTTACATGCATATTAACCATTATCCCACTTGCTCGGAAAACAAAGGTAAAAGGCAAACAGATGTAGAACTAAGAATAACTAATGATTGCCAGGAGGAACGTCTGCAAAACCTATAACGGATatgaaaaaacactaaaaaataacttgaaacagataaaataaaatattacaacTCTAAGATTTAAGACCaaaatgtaaatataaataaaaaatcgatCCCGAACATGTCTCAATCTAACCGAACTTAAAAGAACCGATTAAACTCCATTGCTCGGTCAACTAATCGATAAAAAAGACCAACATGTTAACAACCGCCACAAGCCAGCCAGTTGGTCGTTTCAGACCATTCGGTCAATCCATAACATCAAGCAATTGATCGGCCTATTTTAACCAACCGGTTGATCCAGATTCCAGAATCTCAATctgcttatttaaaaaaaatttacaaatccCTCAATTAGTTTGTTTTAAGCCAAAATTAACACAATAAACATCAATTACACCTCCTAAATCATCTatgtatcaaattaatatactaAATCCCcagtaaaaaacaacaacaaaaaagattgTAATACTTACCTTCTTCTTCAACACTtcttaaaacccaaaaacacaAGTTTAGATATAACTaaattccttattatttttgggagaaaagTCACAGAAggaagagaggagaagaaaaaacaaattctctagcaaaaattctctttaaatacataaattatGTTAGGTTATTGGATTATCCTTAGCTTGAATTTGATTGGCATATCATGGTTCTTACAATCACTGTCACCTTCAAATGGACCTGTTGGGTCCATAAAAGATGTATACCTAATCTCTCAACTTTCTTTAATTTGCCTTATCAAACTGGATATGGTTCTCCACTCCAAGTCAATTGGTAGCATGAATCAGTCGTTTATTAGTCCAAGTGTTCAAATATTAACTGCACATGGTTCGACAAGGTGGCCACCCTTCGATTTTCTTCTGGTTGGTGCTAAGGCCCTTTCAACAGCTTTTTTAAATGTGTGACTTTAGTAATGGTTCCTATAATAAGCGCAAAGGACCAACTTAAATGCTAGGAGTACTAGCCATAGGGTGGACCATGGTCCCCCCGCCCTCTGTTATCCTGTAATTTTGGATTATGGCCTACATTGATCCATGTAGACTCGAGGTCTAAGGCCAAAATAGTTACACCGACCATGACTCATCGAACCTGAAGGCTACATTTGTTGGGTGCTAATTCACCAAAAAGGTTCACTGTTTGGCTAAATATGGAGTAGTCAATCAATTGCCATGTATGGACCCATCTATGGTATGTGATGTCTAGGTGTAACCGTACGACTCCAAGGCTAATAATTCCGACAAGAACAGCCAccatatttttctcttcttatctTTATCATAACCCCATATTTCAAGTCTGAGGTTCTTTGAATCCGATGGGAGAGAGGGGTGAAGGGTTTTTTCGGAAAAAGTTCTCAGAATTCTATGATTATCCTTTCCTTCGTATAACGAACTGTACCTGGAAAAAGTAGGCGAATTTTAAGAATATTCTTTTCCAAAGtcaattccaaaaatatttcatgCATTAAACGAGTGGTTCTCCATGGCAGAACCGGATTTTAAGAAAATGGAGGGGAATTCTAAGGTATATTCTTGATTCTGAGTTTGATGCAGAATcagattttttaatcaaaacgatctcatttgaaataaaaaaatcggtCATCAACCTGCAGGTTGAGCCAAGCAACCCGCAGCTTAGATCTGAATTGAGTCTTATAACCATGTCTATATGGTATCTCTTGATTGAAGCTAAACAAGTCCAGTTTTGTAATGAACAAGTACAAGTTCAGGTCATTAAGCTTGCTCAATCTGCTTTGAAAACACTTCAGGACACGTTCCAGTGGATGGCGGCCATTTTCTATGGAAAACTGCAAAGAGCAAAAGCAATTATCTAGGCTGTACAAGTTAGCGTCAATAAGAAATTAGGACAGGAACCCAGGTTGCATTAATTAATCTATTCAATACAACAAGAGCTGGCTTCAATTTTTTCCATTAACAATCTGCTGCAAACAATTAAACaagtaacatttttttatggataaataaattaactgtTAAGATTTTGAAGACAAGACATGGGAGAAGAGAGAGCCACGAGCAATTTAGATGAAAGGTATGGTAAttcatattgatatttttacagTTGTCTGTTTCTATATATTTACAACTATGGTAAAATTGTCTTGCAAAATTGTATTGAAGGACAGTGAAAGCAAAGCTGCTCCATCTCGAGAAGAGCATCAACTAGTGGCTGAGAATGTTGAGGATGGTAACTCTGGTTTTCAGTAATTTCCTGTAAACAGCCTCCAACTCCTCCTCTGCTTCCTGAATGGTTGACTCTAATGCCTCCAGTCCTTTCAATGTATTTTGCACTTGTACAGAATTGATGTCTTTGCTCGACTTCAGGACAAGCAATTCCGCGTCTATCTTTTCGAATTCATTGAGTTCAGCTTCGCATGATACACGTTTGGATTGAAATAGTTTTGAAACGACAGACCAGCCATGGGAGCTTGATCTTGCCTTTGTCTGAGAAACCATGGACAAGAGAGATTGGAAAATCTCGAGGCTGATTTCTTTTACTTCTCTTAGCATGCTGACTGCATCGACTGCTGAAGTGATGTTCTTCAAATTTTTGAGGCATTTGCGGATTGTTTTATCTAATTGTTTCCTGGACATCATGTAAGCTTCAACTTCACTTGCGAATCCAGATTCTCCACCTTTTCTCCTCCTGAGAGATGATTCAAGTTCCTGCAAGGACTCCTTCATTGATGAAAAAACATCTCTAGTTGTGCTGCACATGTCCAACAAGAGCAGAGATCCACTCAACACCTCTTCTCCCATTTCTTTTTGCTGTTCATTGGAGAGGGTTTGTTGTGTTGATGGCAACTGAAGAAAATCCTCAACACACTCATACAAGACTTTGAGGCCACTCAATTTGTGGTAAAGTGAAGTAGAAGTTGTCTGTGATGATCTCAACCTGTCCAATTGATCTTCTACGCTGACATTTAGAGGGTGAGATCTTGAGGGCAAGCTAGTAGAGCGAATGTGGCAAGCAGCCATCTTATCCTTTAGCAGAAGAACGCTGGTTATTGATGTTGATACAATTGAGCTTGGGAGATGTTGTTCAAGGCATCTCTCATGGGTCTATTAAATAGACAATAGGaaataacaataagaaatgCATgtatccatacttgcatttgctGTCATGTGGCCTTTTTCTAACAATGCGACTCTCTCTCATCATTGTTGTAGTTCAGGAAGcataatgctaaaaaaataatctcaactgataataatttttaaaataatattagcaTGCCTCCTTGCAACCCAGACAGGAATACGATCATCACACCGTATGAGTAATTTATCAGGAATCTCATCATGTGAAATGTACAGATCTCAATCTCGCAATAAAGATTTTGGAGCTCTTCATGATATTAAAATGTTATGGTAATCAAAATACTGTTAACATAATACAAGTCTGACATAATTGTTTCCTGCTTCTTGGACATGCTGCTCTACAGTAGGGTATCGACTATCCTGTACAGACTAGATTAAAGATGAAACACGTATAGCGAATAGGTGGATCTTGCTTGATCACATGCCAACCAGCTTGTAATTATCACATACGTGCATCATTAACAAATACATTTCATGTTTTGTTGAGCTATATCACACGTGCACCTCTGTGCCAAATTCACATGCAAATAATGGCCTGTCAAGATTCCAAATGCTCCCCACCAGGTCTATCAATTGGAGCTATTTCCGAGCCTCACGATCCTTTTTGTTCTGTACAGAAGCTCGAGCAAGATAATTGTGTATGTTGAAGATATGGGTGCAATCCACTTGTGcgcttatatattttatttgattcatATCCTTACGCAGGGTGTCATGGCAATGAAGCAGGAAACAATTTTGTCAGGGATCTGAATAACtgatttttattcatttcattAACATTAGAAAATAGTGTTCGTAGCAATGGCTGGTCAGATTTGCCTCAGGAACAGCAATGTATTATGAGATGGTCTGTGAATTTCACAGCATTCTAGCTCAAAGTCAAATGGATTCTGATGTAATGAAAATTTTTCTGTCGAGGATTCATTGGCACATGTGTTAATATTAGGATTATCTTATAGGAAGCACTCATCTTGAATCATAACAATGATGAGAGAAAGCCGGTCGCTGTCGGAAAATGCAACACATGACAGTAATGCAAGCCTGGGATGATGGAATCTGAATTGCGACTCTGTGTTCGGTATATAATTGGTGCAAGAGGAGTTGGCTTGAACGACTTTGAAGTTGGACCTACATTACATATCCCACTGATGGaggctttcttcttcttaaggGAAGATGGATGCCATAGTTGGAGCTCTAAAGCTGCTTGCCATTTTCGCTCCATCAGCTTGGCTTCAGAATCCCATCCCCTAGCTcagtgtaatgttttgaaattaataagataggatattacaaaaaagcccttggaggcttaaaagttggaataaatgaataaggggtattatggtaattgaaacaaaaattgataaatataaataggaagtaaaaaaaaaaaaaaagtgtgatcTGAATTATTAGAGAGCAGaaccgtgagagagaagagggaggaagaagaagaagagaaaagaagggaaaataagggaaaaaggaagagatttggaggaaataagtgaaaaaggtaagatttaggttgtttaatgtgtataatatgttaattaagttttaatttcagttttgatgaatgttagggttttgagaatttgtgttttgggtttaattgatgaattaaattgaaggttaggggttgattgttgtgggtaattgattattaagttgattatggaagattatgatgattttgagttatagttttgtttgaatggtgaatttgtgttagaaatcaggggttaacagtaggtgatctgttgaaattctgagtttgaggttgaagatgacgaaaattcaatttggtccctcaatttatggaaattacagtttagtccccgaactttgaaAAATtgcaaattggtccctggagcatattccgagattctgaacagaataacatatgaattatggttactgtatagataagataatttaacactttcaatttagtcctccaatttgacaaaaagtacgatttgaccttaaaaatttagtaaaattccagaatgatccctgaagcataatgatacatcctggacggaattgaggattaattgaggtcagaatttcagtatattcatggatttataacaaatttcagtttggtcctccattagatgaaagttacaatttggccctacaaatatggaaaaattccagattagtccctagctgtcatagtagcttttgcagattagtttgatgaataattaaggattatttagtgaattattatcaattttattagttgtttttattatggattagatttcgagAAAACtattagattttgggtttttgagaaaattgactagttagttcaaaaactATATAGGGTTACGGTATACACCCTTGgttaagtttattaaataggttaaatgttctttcgagtcgttcttgaatatgtctcctttgtattcagataatcctgatattctaccgccGGGATGttagtaggattttcttcggtgtctgcttttgagtcaggtgagtggataattttccatatgcatgagaaatactataaatatttgatttgttaatatgaattagatcatgcttcttgataatatatattgattattatccttgttatgataaagcatgatcaattactgaatctgaattcttgatatgaactagtatatattttgaattgaattctgaattgatagctcctcatttgattgatgtcatgagttgagctttgagatatgaatatatttgttagattatgattatgaacctatggtatgtcagtcagaatacccatgctaacagggtagtgttagtctttgtgcacatcgtatctgaaccctagttagtagggggagtcaccaacctgtgtggactgatcatcccacagtacggagcctcatgctcattgcattttgattttctaacgagttctaccatatgatattcttgttatgacctatttgataaaccttcgtataagaactaaagccatacttgtatatatatatttctcattgttatattacctcgtgtgcgtatattgaacgttatctactcactgagttgttgaactcaccctctcattatttattcttttcaggcttatagtttgatagcgggttacttttgttgaaccttccgaacctgcttttggttgtaatttgtatctttctttttatgtcaagttagtgctccaaaactatgaattttatatgaactcttgtattaagacaatcgaattatattatgaagttagtttgttgtttatgctgtgttgaacaactctgattgacttgttcaaaagattgtatgtaagtttgggttcgcataggtttggaactgTCACGACCCGATTCCCGGATTCATGACCgacacataggcaaggttcccctccaaggttccaaacctatgcgaacccaaacttacatacaaacttatccttcaaaactcaatcagagttgttcaacgcagcactaataacaaaactaacttcataacataagtcgattgtcttaatacaagagttaatataatttcatagttttggagcactaacttgacataaaaagaaagatacaaattacaaccaaaagcaggttcggaaggttcaacaaaagtaacccgctatcaagctataagcttgaaaagaataaataatgagagggtgagttcaacaactcagtgagtagataacgttcaatatacacacacgaggtaatatagcaatgagaaatatatatacaagtatgactttagttcttatacgaaggtttatcaaataggccataacaagaatatcatatggtagaactcgtcagaaaatcaaaatgcaatgagcatgaggttccgtactgtgggatgatcagtccacacaggttggtgtctcccccgaccaactagggttcagatacgatgtgcacaaagactaacactaccctgttagcatgggtattctgactgacataccataggttcataatcataatcaaacaaacatattcatatcgcaaagctcaactcatgacatcaatcaaatgaggagctatcaattcagaattcacttcaaactacatactggttcatatcaagaattcagattcaataattgatcatgctttatcataacaaggataataatcaatatatattatcaagaagcatgatccaattcatattaacaaatcaaatatttatagtatttctcatgcatatggaaaattatccactcacctgactcaaaagcaaacaacactCACAAGCTGAAATCGAAggaaatcctactgacgtcccgccggtagaatatcaggattatctgaatacaaaggagacatattcaagaacgactcgaaagaacatttaacctatttaatacacttaaatAAGTGTGTattccgtaaccctatatgtttttgaactaactagtcaattttctcaaaaacccaaaatctaacggttttcccgaaatctaatccataataaaaacaactaataaaattggtaataattcactaaataacccttaattcttcatcaaactaatctgcaaaagctaatattacagctagggactaatctgaaaattttccatatttttagggccaaattgtaacttttatcaaatggaggaccaaactgaaatttgttataaatccatgaatatactgaaattctgatctcaattaatcctcaattctgcccaggatgtatcattatgcttcagggatcattttggaattttaccaaatttttagggtcaaaccatactttttgtcaaattggaggactaaattgaaagtgttaaattctcttatctatacagtaattctgtccataattcatatgttattctgttcagaatctcggaatatgctccagggaccaatttgtaattttccaaagttcggggactaaactgtaatttccataaattgagggaccaaattgaattttcgtcatcttcaacctcaaacccagaatttcaacagatcacctactgttatcccctgatttctaacacaaattcaccattcaaacaaaaccataactcaaaatcatcataatcttccataatcaacttaataatcaattacccacaacaatcaacccctaaccttcaatttaattcatcaattaaagccaaaacacaaattctcaaaaccctaaaattcatcaaaactaaaattaaagcttaattaacacatatatatacataatcttacctttttatttatttcctccaacttctttctatttcctttccaatttccctcttttctcttcttcttcttctttctcccttc is a genomic window of Populus alba chromosome 5, ASM523922v2, whole genome shotgun sequence containing:
- the LOC118061948 gene encoding uncharacterized protein, producing MAACHIRSTSLPSRSHPLNVSVEDQLDRLRSSQTTSTSLYHKLSGLKVLYECVEDFLQLPSTQQTLSNEQQKEMGEEVLSGSLLLLDMCSTTRDVFSSMKESLQELESSLRRRKGGESGFASEVEAYMMSRKQLDKTIRKCLKNLKNITSAVDAVSMLREVKEISLEIFQSLLSMVSQTKARSSSHGWSVVSKLFQSKRVSCEAELNEFEKIDAELLVLKSSKDINSVQVQNTLKGLEALESTIQEAEEELEAVYRKLLKTRVTILNILSH